From the genome of Nicotiana sylvestris chromosome 2, ASM39365v2, whole genome shotgun sequence, one region includes:
- the LOC104227648 gene encoding pentatricopeptide repeat-containing protein At4g35850, mitochondrial has product MKLLRTLSGPRNLLIRTIGRRYFAATPEEYAKRNYANNEAEYSTVISSLTAQRRHYLLRDVYDDMMLDGVKPERDTFHSLLIGTMKGARLQDAFFFRDEMKAMGLVPDVALYNFMISTCGKCKNSEQAVRLLEEMKRFEVKPTGQTYICLLNACAAAGRVDRVYAIVRDMTAAGLGLNKFCYAGLIAAHKNKEPVTDDVASKILELVEQSKGWSAVEAPSDIPVRSMMGMSEEELYNIPTAEFVFRRGGFLNREFTVYHVAFHACADLKNVEAIDTLLEMLSKDGKTPDVFILMETMRCYLHSGDLQRGRKLFEDYMSSEKPPMIELYVTLVEGAMVGYTPDGMQLAQETLVNMNSRNFFLSPKMGSDLLLVAAGEKTGGYTTANLIWDMMQARKIVPTFPAVQAYYDGLKVREIPADDPRLQLVSRTYNNLRKRFGGGGGGGVGRP; this is encoded by the exons ATGAAGCTCCTCCGAACCCTCTCTG GACCCAGAAATCTACTGATTCGAACTATAGGGCGTCGATACTTCGCGGCTACACCGGAAGAGTACGCAAAGAGAAACTACGCTAACAATGAGGCTGAATACAGCACTGTTATTAGCTCTCTAACTGCTCAGCGaag GCATTATTTGTTGAGGGATGTTTATGATGACATGATGCTGGATGGTGTAAAGCCAGAGAGAGATACATTTCATTCGCTTCTTATTGGGACAATGAAGGGTGCTCGATTGCAAGATGCTTTCTTTTTCCGTGACGAAATGAAAGCCATGGGCTTGGTCCCTGAT GTTGCATTGTACAATTTCATGATATCTACATGTGGAAAATGCAAAAATTCAGAACAAGCAGTACGG CTTTTGGAAGAAATGAAGAGATTTGAAGTCAAGCCTACTGGACAGACCTATATCTGTCTCCTCAATGCGTGTGCAGCTGCTGGTCGGGTAGACAGAGT GTATGCAATTGTTAGGGACATGACTGCTGCTGGTCTTGGTCTTAATAAATTCTGCTATGCTGGACTTATAGCTGCTCACAAGAATAAGGAACCTGTCACTGATGATGTAGCTTCCAAG ATTCTTGAGCTAGTTGAGCAGTCCAAGGGTTGGTCAGCAGTTGAAGCACCTAGTGACATTCCAGTAAGATCCATGATGGGCATGTCCGAAGAAGAACTTTACAATATCCCAACTGCTGAGTTTGTTTTCCGGCGTGGTGGATTTTTAAATAGGGAATTCACCGTTTATCATGTTGCATTTCATGCCTGTGCAGACCTAAAAAATGTGGAG GCGATCGATACACTTCTTGAGATGCTTAGCAAGGACGGTAAAACACCTGATGTGTTCATTTTGATGGAAACCATGAG gtgttatcttcattctggggATCTGCAACGTGGTCGCAAACTGTTTGAGGACTACATGAGTTCGGAAAAACCACCTATGATTGAATTATATGTG ACACTTGTTGAGGGAGCAATGGTCGGTTACACTCCTGACGGGATGCAACTCGCTCAAGAGACACTG GTAAACATGAACTCCAGGAACTTCTTCTTGAGTCCTAAAATGGGAAGTGATCTCCTTCTTGTTGCTGCGGGTGAAAAG ACTGGTGGATATACTACTGCAAATCTGATATGGGACATGATGCAAGCTCGTAAAATCGTACCAACATTTCCTGCTGTTCAAGCATACTACGACGGCTTGAAG GTTCGGGAGATACCAGCTGATGATCCAAGACTGCAACTAGTTTCTCGAACCTACAATAATCTGAGAAAGAGGTTTGGTGGTGGAGGTGGTGGAGGAGTTGGACGACCGTAG
- the LOC104227645 gene encoding E3 ubiquitin-protein ligase RGLG2-like, protein MGGKSSREDSWRQTSSTRSSWNQYNYPQTQSSYPQQDSYNYPPSHHHQQAVPSYAPPPPQQNYPPPPPQQQNYPSHVPKPRLDRRYSRIADNYSSLDEVTEALAREGLESSNLIVGIDFTKSNEWTGKRSFGSRSLHHIGQNLNPYEQAISIIGKTLAAFDEDNLIPCFGFGDASTHDQDVFSFFPDERFCYGFEEVLSRYREIVPELKLAGPTSFAPVIEMAMTIVEQSGGQYHVLVIIADGQVTRSVDTGHGQLSPQEQKTVDAIVRASKFPLSIILVGVGDGPWDMMKEFDDNIPARDFDNFQFVNFTEIMAKNVSQTRKETEFALSALMEIPTQYKATMMLNLLGGQSGTSPSRVALPPPMYGATSVGGSKPSRAASFQQPTSAYYGYGSPADAPPHLQQTPSSYYDHTRAVDTAPSAPRSPYTAPSATTSSTYDNQVCPICLTNPKDMAFGCGHQTCCECGRALENCPICRSSIQTRIKLY, encoded by the exons ATGGGTGGAAAGAGTTCAAGAGAGGATAGTTGGAGGCAAACTTCATCAACTCGATCTTCTTGGAATCAATACAATTATCCTCAAACTCAATCATCTTATCCACAGCAAGATAGTTACAACTACCCACCATCCCACCACCACCAGCAGGCTGTTCCTTCCTATGCACCTCCACCACCCCAACAGAATTATCCTCCACCACCACCCCAACAACAGAATTATCCTTCTCATGTTCCAAAACCGAGACTTGATCGGAGATACTCTAGGATTGCCGACAATTATTCTTCCCTGGATGAG GTGACTGAAGCCCTTGCACGAGAGGGCTTGGAGTCTTCAAATCTAATTGTGGGTATTGATTTCACCAAGAGCAATGAATGGACAG GTAAGAGGTCTTTTGGTAGTCGGAGCCTACATCACATCGGGCAGAATTTGAATCCGTATGAGCAAGCAATTTCTATAATTGGAAAGACCTTGGCCGCATTTGATGAGGATAACTTAATTCCGTGTTTTGGATTCGGAGATG CATCAACTCATGATCAAGATGTATTCAGTTTCTTTCCCGATGAAAGATTTTGTTATGGTTTTGAGGAAGTTCTATCTCGTTACAGAGAAATTGTCCCCGAGCTAAAGCTTGCAG GACCAACGTCGTTTGCCCCGGTCATTGAAATGGCCATGACAATAGTTGAGCAGAGTGGTGGTCAGTACCATGTTCTAGTAATCATTGCAGATGGGCAG GTTACTAGAAGTGTTGATACTGGACATGGACAATTAAGTCCACAGGAGCAGAAAACAGTTGATGCAATCGTACGAGCAAG CAAGTTTCCCTTGTCAATTATACTGGTTGGGGTTGGCGATGGACCCTGGGATATGATGAAGGAATTTGATGATAATATTCCTGCTCGGGATTTTGATAATTTCCAG TTTGTCAATTTCACGGAGATCATGGCCAAAAATGTATCTCAAACTCGAAAGGAGACGGAGTTTGCTCTTTCAGCATTGATGGAAATCCCTACACAATATAAAGCAACCATGATGCTTAACCTACTGGG TGGACAAAGTGGAACGTCTCCTAGTAGGGTAGCTCTTCCCCCTCCTATGTATGGGGCAACATCTGTCGGTGGTTCAAAGCCCTCACGTGCAGCGAGTTTTCAGCAGCCCACAAGCGCTTATTACGGTTATGGAAGCCCTGCTGATGCACCTCCGCATCTTCAGCAGACTCCAAGTTCGTATTATGATCACACTCGCGCAGTTGACACTGCTCCATCTGCTCCCAGATCTCCCTACACTGCTCCATCTGCTACCACCTCCTCTACATACGACAATCAG GTTTGCCCCATTTGCCTTACCAACCCAAAAGACATGGCCTTTGGCTGTGGGCATCAG ACATGTTGTGAGTGCGGGAGGGCGCTTGAAAATTGCCCTATATGTCGAAGTTCAATTCAAACCCGAATAAAGCTCTACTGA